A genome region from Colwellia sp. Arc7-D includes the following:
- the rlmM gene encoding 23S rRNA (cytidine(2498)-2'-O)-methyltransferase RlmM, with amino-acid sequence MTAIVLYCRPGFEKECGAEIQEKASWNEVYGYLELTKNQGVVYFHLNNPEEGEALMEKIPLRRLIFARQWFVTVTEKIELPDYNRVEAIVEALGKEWQYADLRMETPDTNDGKELSKFCRKLAVPLRQALRKEAILTEKGNKDGAVLHALFLSGKEVIFGFSLARNTSPHVMGIPRLKFPNAAPSRSTLKLDEAFLYFIPKEEWDIRLTSGMNAVDLGAAPGGWTYQLVRRGMMVTSIDNGPMAESLMQTGQVKHRTMDGFKYVPQKKNVYWLVCDMIEKPQRVAKLMSEWLLKGQCQEAIFNLKLPMKGRYQQVNDDLQTMKDAFSHYNVKYELFAKHLYYDREEVTVHARLLSPPPTEL; translated from the coding sequence ATGACTGCAATAGTGCTTTATTGTCGCCCCGGATTTGAAAAAGAATGTGGCGCAGAAATTCAAGAAAAAGCTTCATGGAATGAAGTATACGGCTATCTAGAGTTAACTAAAAATCAGGGCGTGGTTTATTTTCATCTAAATAATCCAGAAGAGGGTGAAGCCCTAATGGAGAAGATTCCATTACGCCGACTTATATTTGCTCGTCAGTGGTTCGTTACTGTTACCGAAAAAATTGAATTGCCTGATTACAACCGCGTTGAAGCGATTGTAGAAGCATTAGGTAAAGAGTGGCAATATGCAGACTTGCGTATGGAAACACCTGATACTAATGATGGTAAAGAGTTATCAAAATTTTGTCGAAAATTGGCTGTTCCGTTACGACAAGCATTGAGAAAAGAAGCAATATTGACCGAAAAAGGCAATAAAGATGGCGCAGTTTTACATGCGTTATTTTTGTCAGGAAAAGAGGTCATATTTGGTTTTTCTCTTGCACGAAATACTTCACCACATGTTATGGGTATTCCGCGTTTAAAATTTCCTAATGCTGCACCGAGTCGCTCAACACTGAAACTAGACGAAGCTTTTTTGTATTTCATTCCCAAAGAAGAGTGGGATATACGTTTAACTTCAGGCATGAATGCCGTTGATTTGGGTGCTGCACCTGGTGGTTGGACTTATCAATTGGTGCGTCGCGGCATGATGGTAACATCAATCGACAATGGCCCGATGGCAGAGTCTTTAATGCAAACGGGTCAAGTAAAGCATCGCACTATGGATGGCTTTAAATATGTACCGCAAAAGAAAAACGTTTACTGGTTAGTTTGTGACATGATTGAGAAGCCTCAACGTGTGGCAAAATTGATGAGCGAGTGGTTATTAAAAGGTCAATGCCAAGAAGCTATTTTTAACTTAAAACTACCTATGAAAGGTCGATACCAACAAGTTAATGATGATTTGCAAACCATGAAAGATGCGTTTTCTCATTACAATGTTAAATATGAACTGTTTGCTAAACATTTATATTATGATCGTGAAGAAGTCACTGTTCACGCTAGGTTACTTTCTCCTCCACCAACAGAGTTGTAA
- a CDS encoding DUF423 domain-containing protein — protein sequence MKLIMTAKLLMIFVGISGCFSVLFGAWLAHGGQSLPLASQERLMTALTYQFFHTLALMLTIILYKLHSKAILLSAGILFALGIVFFSGSLYIKTIFDVLSIGKLAPSGGLSFALAWLLVGFAGTKMFDQKLGK from the coding sequence ATGAAATTAATAATGACTGCTAAACTACTGATGATATTTGTTGGTATCAGTGGTTGTTTTTCTGTATTATTCGGCGCTTGGTTAGCCCATGGTGGACAATCGCTACCTTTGGCGTCACAAGAACGACTAATGACAGCATTAACGTATCAGTTTTTTCATACGTTGGCGCTTATGCTAACCATTATCTTATACAAGCTTCATTCAAAGGCTATATTATTGAGCGCAGGGATATTATTTGCACTCGGTATCGTTTTTTTCAGTGGTAGTTTGTATATCAAAACTATATTCGATGTTTTGAGTATTGGAAAGCTGGCGCCATCAGGCGGCCTGTCATTTGCACTTGCATGGCTATTGGTCGGATTTGCAGGTACTAAAATGTTTGATCAAAAGTTAGGTAAATAA
- a CDS encoding alpha/beta family hydrolase produces the protein MSHNKTIDNHEINAVTPVNISHELCEVKNAKALVIFAHGAGADMHHHYIEDLVEEMHSQQLSVLRFNFPYMDKRKLDGKRRPPDRMPKLVDCYKSIIANFKTDLPIIIAGKSMGGRVAATLAGDKPLMDAHNIKGVICLGYPFHPVKKPEKLRLAPLQETQLPVLILQGERDALGSEIEINDYEISSRCQLHFFNDGDHDLKPRVKSGQTLAQHKRAAVFGMRSFIDEINNDC, from the coding sequence ATGAGCCATAATAAAACGATTGATAATCACGAAATAAACGCAGTTACTCCAGTAAATATTAGTCATGAACTATGCGAGGTTAAAAACGCGAAAGCTTTGGTGATTTTTGCTCACGGTGCGGGTGCAGATATGCATCATCATTATATCGAAGATCTCGTAGAAGAAATGCATTCACAGCAACTGAGTGTTTTACGTTTTAATTTCCCCTATATGGATAAGCGAAAACTCGATGGCAAAAGACGCCCGCCAGATAGAATGCCAAAACTTGTCGACTGCTATAAGTCGATAATCGCTAATTTTAAAACAGATTTACCGATAATTATTGCTGGAAAATCGATGGGAGGCAGAGTAGCGGCAACTTTGGCTGGTGATAAGCCATTAATGGACGCGCATAATATTAAAGGGGTTATTTGTTTAGGTTACCCATTTCATCCGGTAAAAAAACCAGAAAAATTACGTTTAGCACCCCTGCAAGAAACACAATTGCCCGTACTTATATTGCAGGGAGAAAGAGACGCTTTGGGTAGCGAAATAGAAATTAATGATTATGAAATTTCTTCACGTTGCCAATTACATTTCTTTAATGATGGCGACCATGATTTAAAGCCGCGGGTTAAATCTGGTCAAACTTTAGCACAACACAAACGTGCTGCGGTTTTTGGAATGAGGAGTTTTATCGATGAAATTAATAATGACTGCTAA
- a CDS encoding transcriptional regulator GcvA — MANRLPPLNAIRAFEASARQLSFTKAAEELFVTQAAISHQIKALEDNLGIKLFMRKNRSLLLTEEGQSYYLDIKDVFNALHDATERLLARGEKGAITVSLQPSFAIQWLVPRLNTFNLLHPDIDVRIKAVDQPENSLTEDVDLAIYYGRGRWKGIHAEQLHTEYLIPVCSPLLLEGKKPLNCIEDLANHTLLHDTSRRDWKRWFKHVDVKGGNVNHGPIFSHSAMVLQAAIHAQGVALAHSVLAKPDIDNGRLVCPFKEVLVSKNSYYIVCREQQLELGKITAFREWVLQTVADEQTILDEGQLL, encoded by the coding sequence TTGGCAAATAGACTCCCTCCACTTAACGCTATCAGGGCTTTTGAAGCTTCTGCGCGACAATTGAGTTTTACCAAGGCTGCTGAAGAATTATTCGTCACTCAAGCGGCTATCAGTCATCAAATAAAAGCGTTGGAAGATAATTTAGGTATAAAATTATTTATGCGTAAAAATAGGTCATTGTTGCTGACTGAGGAAGGGCAGTCTTATTATCTCGATATTAAAGATGTTTTTAATGCCTTGCATGATGCAACCGAAAGGCTATTAGCCCGTGGCGAGAAAGGTGCCATTACCGTTAGCTTGCAACCTAGCTTTGCAATACAGTGGCTGGTACCTAGGCTAAATACATTTAACTTATTACATCCTGATATAGATGTGCGAATTAAAGCAGTTGATCAACCTGAGAACTCATTGACTGAGGATGTTGATTTAGCCATATATTATGGCCGGGGACGCTGGAAAGGTATTCATGCTGAGCAACTACATACGGAATATTTGATCCCCGTTTGTTCACCATTGTTACTTGAAGGTAAAAAACCGTTAAATTGTATTGAAGACTTGGCAAATCACACGCTATTACATGATACTTCTAGAAGAGATTGGAAAAGATGGTTTAAGCATGTTGATGTAAAAGGGGGGAATGTGAACCACGGCCCAATATTCAGTCATTCGGCTATGGTTTTACAGGCTGCAATTCACGCACAAGGTGTTGCCCTAGCGCACAGTGTATTAGCTAAACCTGACATTGATAACGGTCGGTTAGTTTGTCCATTTAAAGAAGTACTAGTCAGTAAGAACTCATATTATATCGTCTGCAGAGAACAACAATTAGAATTAGGTAAAATAACGGCATTTCGTGAATGGGTCTTGCAAACGGTGGCTGATGAACAAACAATACTTGATGAAGGACAATTGTTATGA
- a CDS encoding thiopurine S-methyltransferase: MNNSFWQKCWERNLLGFHQHDVHPFLAEYFDKRLLATDRHVFVPLCGKTLDMAYLAKLMQVTGNELSDIACRDFFIGNNIAYQKHNVGEFEKYTCQQLTLLQGDFFKLSANAIDRIDWIYDRAALIALPTTMQQQYVNHLKTFFSSQTRLFLVTVEFPIEQLIGPPFAITETDVKSLFSGFKIECIATHEIKDKQFAQRKLDVDYLLEKLYIISIDDANGQ, translated from the coding sequence ATGAATAACAGCTTTTGGCAGAAATGTTGGGAGCGCAACCTGTTGGGTTTTCATCAGCATGATGTGCACCCATTTTTGGCTGAATACTTCGATAAAAGACTCTTGGCTACTGATAGGCATGTGTTTGTACCTTTATGTGGTAAAACGCTTGATATGGCCTATTTAGCCAAGCTTATGCAAGTGACAGGCAATGAGTTAAGTGACATAGCTTGTCGAGACTTTTTTATAGGAAATAATATTGCCTATCAAAAGCATAACGTAGGTGAATTCGAAAAGTATACATGTCAGCAACTTACCTTGTTGCAAGGTGACTTCTTTAAGCTCTCGGCCAACGCCATTGATCGCATAGATTGGATATATGATCGTGCGGCACTAATTGCATTGCCAACAACTATGCAGCAGCAATATGTAAATCATTTAAAAACTTTCTTTTCGTCGCAGACTCGTTTGTTTTTAGTGACCGTTGAGTTTCCAATAGAGCAACTGATTGGGCCACCATTTGCTATAACCGAAACTGATGTGAAAAGCTTATTCTCGGGCTTTAAGATTGAATGCATAGCCACTCATGAGATAAAAGATAAACAATTTGCTCAACGTAAACTTGATGTAGATTACTTGCTAGAAAAGCTTTATATCATCTCAATCGATGACGCGAACGGGCAATAG
- the sohB gene encoding protease SohB, which produces MEFLYEYGLFLAKAITFVIAVIAIIIAIASSAMKQGGKKGELEIIDLSEQYSEVEEDIIHHLLSKDELKEKEKKDKKADKEKAKIDKKASKDESEEKTLTPRLFVVDFNGSIDAKEVGSLREEISAILTVAQPSDEVFVRLESGGGMVHGYGLAASQLDRVRQKNIPLTASVDKVAASGGYMMACVANKIVSAPFAIIGSIGVIAQVPNFHKLLKKNDVDFEQFTAGEFKRTVTMFGENTDKGREKFVEELEETHVLFKDFVSEHRPSLDIAKVATGEHWFGTQAKELGLIDELQTSDDYLQARCKSHKIVQIKYATKKGLAEKFSKAASLSFDAIISKVWQNNRVFPG; this is translated from the coding sequence TTGGAATTTTTGTATGAATACGGTTTGTTTTTAGCGAAAGCTATCACCTTCGTTATAGCAGTCATTGCTATCATTATTGCTATAGCATCATCAGCAATGAAACAGGGTGGTAAAAAAGGTGAATTAGAAATTATTGATTTGTCAGAGCAATATAGTGAAGTTGAAGAAGATATTATTCATCACTTATTATCGAAAGATGAGTTAAAAGAAAAAGAAAAGAAAGATAAAAAAGCTGATAAAGAAAAAGCAAAAATTGACAAAAAAGCAAGTAAAGACGAAAGTGAAGAAAAAACACTTACCCCACGCTTATTCGTTGTAGATTTTAATGGCAGCATTGACGCGAAGGAAGTTGGCTCTTTACGTGAAGAAATTAGCGCAATATTAACGGTTGCTCAACCAAGTGATGAAGTATTCGTACGTTTAGAAAGTGGCGGCGGTATGGTACATGGCTACGGTTTAGCTGCTTCGCAACTTGATCGTGTGCGCCAAAAAAATATTCCATTAACGGCCTCTGTTGATAAGGTTGCTGCAAGTGGCGGCTATATGATGGCTTGTGTCGCTAATAAAATAGTATCAGCACCTTTTGCTATTATTGGTTCAATTGGCGTTATAGCTCAAGTACCAAATTTTCATAAACTGCTAAAGAAAAATGATGTCGATTTTGAACAATTTACTGCTGGTGAGTTTAAACGCACGGTAACAATGTTTGGTGAAAATACTGATAAAGGTCGCGAAAAATTTGTTGAGGAGCTTGAGGAAACTCACGTGCTTTTTAAGGATTTTGTTAGTGAACACCGTCCAAGTCTTGATATTGCTAAAGTGGCAACGGGTGAACATTGGTTTGGTACGCAAGCTAAAGAGTTAGGTCTTATTGACGAACTACAAACCAGTGACGACTACCTGCAAGCGCGTTGTAAGTCTCATAAAATCGTTCAAATTAAGTATGCGACTAAAAAAGGCCTTGCTGAAAAGTTTTCAAAAGCAGCATCTTTATCATTTGATGCCATTATCAGCAAAGTTTGGCAAAATAACCGTGTATTCCCTGGTTAA
- a CDS encoding VolA/Pla-1 family phospholipase codes for MKKLVLSLAIASTLGLSACGDETIQDVENEVAENGSAVTATARVKFDPAAGAAGLSIPNDLIFSGTLDGTLEIPVDDPTDGSDPFVAISALDGWSISQPFSLGIEFPAGTSLEASSASEPASVRIFEAIMGGDANDSDCTAVTRGLACKIVAELTFGVDFVTRGSATGVSVIPTQPLKAETTYIMMMSNNLRDNNGKAIAGSSTYELARQDINTLPLGNESQLGLQAAINSYEAALVSAGVDSNTIIYSAAMTTQSTTRVLSTVKSLMAAGVPQMVANAQAGNPAVAVTDTGISVATVLTGFIPAELVPLYSAANYIRGSITLPYYSGIPSAENPLAPVNDWWRARCDSGATLAGLAAANPAAIPAGPLDANDGFCMNFGLRDLSSVMAIDTERNLTKFNPIPATSAMLPIDVQMTTPDLAWANPVRANMGLPALEEPENGWPVAILVHGITSTKEQMLPITGILSVFGIATIAIDQPLHGSRGFDLNGDSVDDINTSTVSTLHYVNLGSMLTMRDNTRQSTADLLGLRLGMNFLGGVHVEGNPVKIDSSKVHLLGHSLGGIYGMNTVGLANTELSPQVDGLFNIASTSLAMPGLMLANFGIDSPAFEGLAKSNLTLQLSPDFKAAVDATLPAGYTQTELSDFYFAFYDALTVEQKATLDAGFAQFTFAAQTVTDSGDPIAYVQTLAATQTPTHLIEVVGNGADNLPDQTVTNTAPFTPMGGTEPAIAFLGLPSVSETTQGSGAVRFVSGHHSSILNPLPDAAGASPDAELSARATQEMQTQVATFFASMGQLITVTDAAVVKQD; via the coding sequence ATGAAAAAGCTAGTACTCAGTCTCGCAATAGCCAGCACATTAGGTTTAAGTGCTTGTGGAGACGAAACAATACAAGATGTCGAAAATGAAGTTGCTGAAAATGGCTCAGCCGTAACAGCGACAGCACGTGTTAAATTTGATCCCGCAGCAGGCGCTGCAGGGCTTTCTATTCCAAATGATTTGATTTTCTCTGGCACGCTTGATGGCACTTTAGAAATACCGGTTGATGATCCAACTGATGGTTCTGATCCTTTTGTTGCTATTAGTGCTCTTGATGGCTGGTCTATCTCTCAACCTTTTTCACTGGGTATTGAGTTTCCTGCAGGCACTTCTTTAGAAGCCAGCAGCGCTTCAGAACCAGCTTCGGTTAGAATTTTTGAAGCTATTATGGGCGGCGATGCTAATGACAGCGATTGTACCGCGGTTACACGTGGGCTAGCTTGTAAAATTGTAGCTGAACTAACCTTTGGCGTAGATTTTGTTACAAGAGGCTCAGCGACTGGCGTATCTGTTATTCCAACACAACCTCTAAAAGCTGAAACTACCTACATTATGATGATGTCAAATAATCTTCGTGATAATAACGGTAAAGCTATCGCAGGTTCTAGTACCTATGAATTAGCACGACAAGATATCAACACATTGCCTTTAGGTAATGAGTCACAATTAGGTCTACAAGCCGCAATCAATAGTTACGAAGCTGCGCTTGTTTCTGCAGGCGTAGATAGCAACACTATTATTTATAGTGCAGCGATGACGACACAGTCAACAACTCGAGTTTTGAGTACGGTTAAGTCGTTAATGGCAGCTGGCGTACCGCAAATGGTGGCGAATGCACAAGCGGGTAATCCTGCGGTTGCTGTTACGGATACCGGCATTTCAGTTGCTACAGTATTGACTGGTTTTATTCCAGCAGAATTAGTGCCGCTATATTCAGCAGCTAATTATATTCGCGGTTCTATTACATTACCTTACTATTCAGGCATACCTTCGGCTGAAAACCCGCTTGCACCGGTTAATGATTGGTGGCGTGCGCGCTGTGATTCAGGCGCAACACTTGCCGGTTTAGCAGCTGCTAACCCTGCGGCAATTCCAGCTGGTCCGTTAGATGCTAATGATGGCTTTTGTATGAATTTTGGCTTACGCGATTTAAGTTCAGTTATGGCGATTGATACCGAACGTAACTTAACTAAGTTTAATCCAATTCCAGCTACAAGTGCGATGTTACCTATTGATGTACAAATGACCACGCCAGATTTAGCTTGGGCTAACCCGGTACGTGCAAATATGGGATTACCAGCCTTAGAAGAACCTGAAAATGGCTGGCCTGTAGCTATTTTAGTACATGGTATTACATCAACTAAAGAGCAAATGTTACCAATTACCGGTATTTTATCCGTATTTGGTATCGCTACTATTGCGATAGATCAACCCTTACATGGTAGCCGTGGTTTTGACTTAAACGGTGATTCTGTTGATGATATTAACACCAGTACCGTATCAACCTTACATTATGTGAACTTAGGTAGCATGCTAACTATGCGTGATAATACGCGTCAAAGTACTGCTGACTTATTAGGTTTACGTTTAGGTATGAACTTCCTAGGTGGTGTTCATGTTGAAGGAAATCCGGTTAAAATAGATAGCTCTAAAGTTCACCTTTTAGGTCACTCATTAGGTGGCATATATGGTATGAATACAGTTGGTTTAGCGAATACTGAGTTAAGCCCACAAGTAGACGGCTTATTTAACATTGCTAGCACATCTTTAGCTATGCCTGGTTTAATGTTAGCTAATTTTGGTATTGATTCACCGGCATTTGAAGGTTTAGCTAAATCTAACCTTACCTTGCAGTTATCGCCTGATTTTAAAGCAGCGGTTGACGCAACTTTACCTGCTGGGTATACCCAAACGGAATTGAGTGACTTCTACTTTGCTTTTTACGATGCCTTAACAGTTGAACAAAAAGCAACATTAGATGCTGGTTTTGCGCAGTTTACATTTGCTGCACAAACGGTGACTGACTCAGGCGACCCAATTGCTTATGTGCAAACACTAGCCGCTACTCAAACCCCGACACATTTAATTGAAGTAGTGGGCAATGGTGCTGATAACCTTCCAGACCAAACAGTGACTAATACGGCACCATTTACGCCAATGGGCGGTACTGAACCTGCGATTGCTTTCCTAGGCTTACCAAGTGTTAGCGAAACAACACAAGGTTCTGGTGCGGTAAGGTTTGTTAGTGGTCATCATAGTTCAATATTGAACCCACTTCCTGATGCAGCAGGTGCTTCGCCTGACGCTGAATTAAGTGCTCGAGCTACGCAAGAAATGCAAACGCAAGTTGCGACATTCTTTGCAAGCATGGGACAACTAATTACAGTTACAGACGCTGCAGTTGTAAAACAAGACTAA
- a CDS encoding YciK family oxidoreductase, which yields MFEYAITPQILANKTILITGAGAGIGRQAALTYAELGATVILLGKTVAKLEAVYDDILAKGYPEPAIVPLDLKGATKQNYIDLASTIESQFGQLDGALLNASILGELTPFNQIHHQTWQDVMQVNINAQFLLSQALIPVMLKAQSSSLVFTSSGVGNKGKAYWGAYSISKFATEGMMQVIADEYENSALRTNVINPGATNTNMRSVAYPAEDKTTIASPEDIMPLYVYLMADDSKAINSQRLNAQ from the coding sequence ATGTTTGAATACGCAATAACACCACAAATTTTAGCGAACAAAACCATTTTAATTACTGGTGCAGGTGCTGGTATAGGTCGCCAAGCCGCATTAACTTATGCAGAGTTAGGCGCCACAGTAATTTTATTAGGTAAAACCGTTGCAAAACTTGAAGCCGTTTATGATGACATTCTCGCTAAAGGTTACCCTGAACCCGCTATAGTACCGTTGGATCTAAAAGGTGCAACGAAACAGAACTATATTGATTTAGCTTCAACAATTGAAAGTCAATTTGGCCAATTAGATGGCGCATTACTTAATGCCTCAATATTAGGCGAGTTAACACCGTTTAACCAAATACATCATCAAACTTGGCAAGACGTAATGCAAGTTAACATCAATGCGCAATTTTTATTATCACAAGCATTGATACCTGTAATGCTTAAAGCTCAAAGTTCATCACTAGTTTTTACTTCTTCAGGTGTAGGTAACAAAGGTAAAGCTTATTGGGGCGCATACAGTATTTCTAAATTTGCGACTGAAGGCATGATGCAAGTTATTGCTGATGAGTATGAAAATAGTGCACTGAGAACTAACGTAATTAACCCTGGTGCTACAAATACTAATATGCGTTCGGTTGCATACCCTGCTGAAGATAAAACGACTATTGCATCTCCAGAAGATATTATGCCACTGTATGTATATCTTATGGCCGATGACAGTAAAGCAATTAACAGCCAACGACTAAACGCACAATAG
- the fadD gene encoding long-chain-fatty-acid--CoA ligase FadD has product MGKIWLEKSYPPGVPFEIDPDKYASIVDMFHKYTEVYAQRTAFINMGAEISYCELAEQATAFAAYLQQDLGLVKGDKFAIMVPNCLQYPIALFGALLAGLTVVNVNPLYTARELEHQLNDSNTKAILIIENFASILEKVIDKTAVEKVILTSLGDRLGTVKGAIVNGVVKYIKKMVPAFNLSNIVRFNKVLAQGSKHQFTAVKLKGEDLAFLQYTGGTTGVSKGAMLTHRNMVANLEQAKAAIAPQLEEGKELVVTALPLYHIFALTANCLTFITLGGTNLLITNPRDMPGFVKELAKYDFTAITGVNTLFNGLLNTPGFSELDFSKLKLSLGGGMAVQRPVAEKWESVTKTRLLEGYGLTECAPLVTLCPYNQKHYSGTIGLPASSTDIRIVLEDGSDAKIGEAGEMWVKGPQVMKGYYNRQEATDEILKDGWLATGDIACMDENGFFKIVDRKKDMIIVSGFNVFPNEIEEVLASHAGVLEAAAVGIPHEASGEVVKVFVVRKDPNLTEADLIKHCRENLTNYKVPKLVEFRDELPKTNVGKILRRELR; this is encoded by the coding sequence GTGGGAAAAATTTGGCTTGAGAAGAGTTATCCACCCGGCGTTCCATTTGAAATTGATCCTGATAAATACGCTTCAATTGTCGATATGTTCCATAAATATACTGAGGTTTATGCTCAGCGTACTGCCTTTATTAATATGGGCGCAGAAATAAGTTACTGTGAACTTGCCGAGCAGGCTACAGCTTTTGCTGCGTATTTGCAGCAAGACTTAGGTTTAGTCAAGGGCGATAAATTTGCCATTATGGTGCCTAACTGCTTACAGTATCCAATTGCACTTTTTGGTGCTTTGTTAGCCGGTTTAACTGTCGTTAATGTTAATCCGTTATACACAGCAAGAGAATTAGAGCATCAATTAAATGATTCGAATACTAAAGCAATTTTAATTATTGAAAACTTTGCGAGTATTTTAGAAAAAGTAATTGATAAGACCGCTGTTGAAAAAGTTATTTTAACGTCACTGGGCGACCGCCTAGGCACAGTTAAAGGTGCGATTGTTAATGGTGTCGTTAAATACATTAAAAAAATGGTACCAGCCTTCAACCTTTCAAATATTGTACGTTTTAATAAGGTACTTGCTCAAGGTTCAAAACATCAATTTACAGCGGTAAAACTTAAAGGTGAGGATTTAGCCTTTTTACAATATACCGGTGGTACAACAGGTGTTTCTAAAGGTGCCATGCTTACACACCGCAATATGGTTGCTAACTTAGAGCAAGCCAAAGCGGCGATTGCACCACAACTTGAAGAAGGAAAAGAACTAGTTGTTACAGCGTTACCGCTTTATCATATTTTTGCTTTAACGGCGAATTGCTTGACCTTTATCACGTTAGGTGGCACAAATTTATTGATCACTAACCCGCGTGATATGCCGGGTTTTGTCAAAGAGTTAGCGAAATACGACTTTACCGCTATAACGGGTGTAAATACGCTATTTAATGGTTTATTAAACACTCCTGGCTTTAGTGAGTTAGATTTTTCTAAGTTAAAATTATCACTAGGTGGTGGCATGGCTGTTCAGCGTCCCGTTGCTGAAAAGTGGGAAAGTGTTACAAAAACTCGCCTACTTGAAGGTTATGGTTTGACTGAATGTGCGCCATTAGTCACCTTGTGTCCTTATAATCAAAAGCATTACAGTGGCACTATTGGTTTACCAGCTTCTTCAACCGATATTAGAATTGTGTTAGAAGATGGCAGCGATGCAAAGATTGGTGAAGCGGGTGAAATGTGGGTTAAAGGCCCACAAGTAATGAAAGGCTATTACAACCGACAAGAAGCAACGGATGAAATTCTAAAAGACGGTTGGCTAGCAACAGGTGATATTGCTTGTATGGACGAAAATGGATTTTTCAAAATTGTAGACCGCAAAAAAGATATGATCATTGTTTCTGGCTTTAATGTCTTCCCGAACGAAATTGAAGAAGTTTTAGCGAGTCATGCTGGGGTGTTAGAAGCTGCTGCAGTAGGCATTCCTCATGAAGCAAGTGGTGAAGTGGTTAAAGTGTTTGTCGTGCGCAAAGATCCTAATTTAACTGAAGCTGACTTGATTAAACATTGTCGTGAAAATTTAACCAATTATAAAGTGCCAAAATTGGTAGAGTTTCGTGATGAGTTGCCAAAAACTAATGTCGGTAAAATTTTACGACGTGAATTGCGTTAA